Proteins from a genomic interval of Niabella soli DSM 19437:
- a CDS encoding RagB/SusD family nutrient uptake outer membrane protein: MNYHKLFLIVTSIVLFTSITGCKKYLDYKPDKRLATPQTGKDLQALLDNDNIMNNYSSGVGEASADDYFLLPADWKSLGTEGERNSYIWGDELFYNNASNQWSSIYQGVYTANVVLENVPSVAVLNETERNAIMASALFYRGNAFFKVAAAWAPAYDAATANRDMGIPLRLNADFNQPSVRSTVEETYQQITGDLKKAVPGLPGNALHPMRPSKAAAYGLLARVYLAMRNYEAAGRYADSCLQLNSRLMDFNKLNAAIPYPISMFNEETIFYMGNGYLPVANFIAKIDSTLYNSYELNDLRKTIYYKMNKDGSHGFYGTYTSSVQLFTGIATDEQYLIKAECLVRGGKIPEGLAVLNDLLKTRYQTGSFMLYTNMNGPAALQLILKERRKELVMRDLRWQDIKRLNKEGASISIKRVLDDATYFLEANSPRFALPLPAYVIKMTGMQQNPR; encoded by the coding sequence TTTGCAGGCGTTATTAGATAATGACAATATAATGAATAATTACAGCTCGGGTGTGGGAGAAGCCAGTGCCGATGATTATTTTTTGTTGCCGGCTGACTGGAAGTCTTTGGGAACCGAAGGGGAGCGCAACAGCTATATTTGGGGAGATGAATTGTTTTACAATAATGCCTCAAACCAATGGTCCTCGATATACCAGGGTGTATATACAGCAAATGTTGTATTGGAGAATGTGCCATCCGTTGCTGTTTTGAATGAAACAGAACGCAATGCGATTATGGCGAGTGCGCTGTTTTACAGGGGAAATGCCTTTTTCAAAGTTGCCGCTGCTTGGGCGCCGGCTTACGATGCCGCAACGGCTAACCGGGATATGGGTATTCCGTTACGTTTGAACGCGGATTTCAATCAACCCTCTGTAAGAAGCACAGTAGAGGAAACCTATCAACAAATAACCGGAGATCTGAAAAAAGCCGTGCCGGGTTTACCAGGTAATGCCTTGCATCCTATGCGTCCGTCTAAAGCAGCCGCTTATGGTTTGCTGGCACGGGTATACCTTGCGATGCGTAATTATGAAGCCGCCGGTCGTTACGCCGATTCCTGCCTGCAGTTGAATAGCCGGCTAATGGATTTCAATAAACTGAATGCCGCCATTCCTTATCCTATCAGTATGTTCAATGAGGAAACCATTTTCTATATGGGCAACGGATATTTGCCGGTAGCTAATTTTATTGCAAAAATAGATTCAACATTATATAATTCCTACGAATTAAATGATTTAAGAAAAACGATTTATTATAAAATGAATAAGGATGGGTCTCATGGTTTTTACGGTACTTATACAAGCAGCGTGCAATTGTTCACAGGCATTGCTACAGATGAGCAATATCTTATAAAAGCAGAATGCCTTGTAAGAGGGGGCAAAATACCGGAAGGCCTGGCTGTATTGAATGACCTTTTAAAAACCAGGTACCAAACCGGTAGTTTCATGTTATATACAAATATGAATGGGCCCGCCGCATTGCAGCTTATTCTGAAAGAGCGGCGCAAGGAGCTTGTAATGCGTGATCTGCGCTGGCAGGATATAAAGCGATTAAATAAGGAAGGCGCATCGATTTCAATAAAGCGGGTATTGGATGATGCTACTTATTTTCTTGAAGCGAATTCTCCCAGATTTGCATTGCCATTGCCAGCTTATGTCATAAAAATGACCGGTATGCAACAAAACCCCAGGTGA